The DNA segment GTTTTTTCTATCTCCGGGTCGTATGAAAATTATTCTTCTGAAGAGTCACCTGAAAACATTAACAAACCCGAGAAGCACTGGGAAAAGAAAATAAACAgaataaagaaaagaaaaataaaaaaacaaaaataaattaaatgtcttccccggcaacgacgccaaaatttggcaacgcttagtcgtgtcgcgtccaaattacccaacttaaatcaaataaataaattctgtagtagtgcgagtagggatcgttcccacgagaaaagtgaaatttatcgtattttaaaaattactaaaatgaaataaaagggAGTTTGGAGTTTtggaaattaactactaaaaatttaagcaatttaaaattaaatcttaTCACTAACATGAAAAATTAAGATTACGAGAAATCAATAGattaacaagccttggtatcggtcgactacacccttgaagttattcattcgatcatcgattatctgaaaataattaattcacatcgaatattcaccattagaaatttaattcatgtttcaccttaatttttgttaactagacacaagcgttctaaattaacccttaccaatgaattaccccaatacaagcgattggATTTAAATCCAAGgcagcatgcaaactagtaaaactgatgaacctAGATAACACATACACAAACAGATGTATTTAACCTAGTCAATCGTTGTTCctacaattaaataaattcacaagcggaaaatatcaatcgtagttgcttcgcaaatcagatgattcaaacaattacgaatttgagttctaatttagcaatagattgtataataaaatcacaGGGTGATCAATCCTAGAATCTCACATACGAGAatgacaatcaatccaaaacaacttttgatactcaaatataaatcaaacgatgaaaatctgaatcttacaaaataaataaaatcaagagtTTGTCTTCTTCAACCAAGTATTAGAACTTATCCAACAAAATTCATGAATTCTCTAGaaaatttcatgaaataaaattaaatctaagaaaaagagagaagaaacctagccgccaagatatTTTCTTGCATTCCAACCGTCCTAGATCACATAAAAAATCGAGTTCTAAGAGTTATTTAAAGTGTAGAGTCATTtccaagaaagtttcctaattaaaataaaattcccgAAAATcccgtctcgctcgctcgatcggttgaagtatgcggatcgagcgagaaattCTATGTCTCGAAATCTTCaattggctcgctcgatcggtataaaATAACGGATCGAGCGACATAATTTTTGCCTCGAATCCCTTGCGCATCACAGCAGTGCAGATGGGCAAATATGATGCGCAATCGCGCAACCTCAACTCTCAACAGCGCATGGCTTGCGCGGTCCACATGCGCAAACACGCTTTTCAATCCTTTGCTGCGCAACAATCTTGCGTTGTTATCTTCTTCATTGCATGGCTTGCGCAATCGCGCTGTGCTTCTTTCCCAAGTGCGCAGATGCACAACTCTTGTTTCTTCTCTTCTTCAACTTGCAGCTGCTCGGATCTTCATTGCGTACTCTTCTTCTATCTTTTTGCTCATTTCCTTCTTTCCctaaatcaaaccaaaaacattcATTAGAAACTATacaatgaatttaatcaatgcaAACTCTTCTAATCACACCAATTAACACACATAAATGTTGATTAATCTGCTTACCAAAAGCTAACAACAATCTGACCTGATAATCTCTGATAACTTCGCCAATGCTGTATTGGTTCCGCTCTTCATTAAACGATGTGTCGACATTCAGTTTGAATTTATCCAAACACGGCGGCTTCCAGATTGTTATTCATGATCCCATCACATTCTCCACCACCATACCCTCCCTCTATTTTCCTTTTCGAAATTGCCATAGTAAATTTGAACTCCATTCAATATTCCCTAGCATCGGGCTGCTCCTGTCTCCATGTTTGTAAGTTTGTTTCCATGCCTTCCAAAATCATTTATTAACTTGAGTCCTTGACTtgttaatatattaaaaataacatcAACTAGTGGGCTACTTTTCATGTTTCTAACTTTCACGGAACAAAGATAAGATATATTTTTGATTCAatctataaaaataaatatttttatataaaaataaatattttattataaaatcgATCCGTCCATACAAcaagaaatatattttaaaaatttaatttaatttttttttatggatgACGCAGTTATTTACATCAAGAAATTGATAGATGGTTCAACAATATAACGACAGTTTTTGCGAGagtttatatatatgtgtgtgtattgcGTGTAAATAGTTAGATTAGTTGATATAAATAAGATGATGATTGAGGATTTGGCTACAAAAATGGAAGGTGGAGAAATGTGAAAGTAGTGAAGGAAGAAGACAGAGAGCAGCACTGCGTTCGATACTCGCATACTGTCAGCATCACTTTTCGTCCTTTTCTTCTtcaacaaattattattattattattattattattattcattccAAATTCGAGAAAACCAACGCACAGAAAGAGAAAGCACCCCATCTTATCTTCCCTGCAATAACTCATTTAACACAACCCAACAATTTCCATCTTAGATTAGATTGTAGATGCCAGAGCTCCAGAGAAAAGACATGGCCAAATTTTCCCATATGAACTAATGGGTGTGTTCCCTTTTTCCCAAATTCCTCGACCCTTTCCCGATTTGGAAGAGATTAGAATTGACTGGGATTTCCGTATCCATACCCTACATACTGCAATTCAAGGGAACAAATAGTTTCTTGTGTTGAAATGGAATTGATGACCAACTTTTGATTGAGGGTGGTTGTTTTGAGCTGAAATTTATATGATTGAAGAGGGTGGTGTGTGCTTGTTTTTTAATAGTAGATGATTTGAGAAGCAGAGATGATGAATCACTGTGTTCCGGATTTCCAAGAGGTGGAAGATGAATTTGCGATTCCTGCTTCTTCTGGAGTGTCCAATTCTAGAACCAAAAGGCCTGCAATGTAAGCACTGTTgttgttttggatgatttggAACCCTAGAAATTTGATTGTTTTATCACTTGATTTGGATTACTTGCAGAGGTGAAGAGGAGATAATGGAGCTTCTATGGCAGAATGGGCAAGTTGTGGCGCAGACCCAGAAATTGTCCAAGAGAGCTCCGACGGGAGACGGCTGCGAGGCTGTGATTGCGTCGGAGCAGAGAGAGATCCGAACCGGCGGCGAAGGGGAACCGGCGCCTCAGCAGCAGCATTTGTTCATGCAGGAGGATGAGATGGCTTCTTGGCTTCAGTACCCGCTCGATGTTTCCTCCTTCGACCGCGACTTGTACGCCGATTTTCTCTACTCCGCTCCGCCGCCATCAACAATACCTATCACCACCATCTCTCCGCCGCGGCCGGTGGTCGATATTCGCCCCCCCGCTCAGCCGGTTCAAGTTTTCCCACGCTTACAAAACTTCCCCCATATCTCACGGATACCGACCCGGGTAAGGAACGAATCGGCGCTGCCGGTGTCAGGCGTGGCGGCGGGGATGACGAATGCGAGGGCACTGACTGTGGTGGAGTCGAATGAGACCCCCGCGGTGGGGCAGGTGGCTCACACGGCGGAGGATTCGAAGGCGAACGTTCACCAACGTAACGTGGAAAGTGTCCCTCTGGTGGAGGCCGGAGAATTGGCTGCAGGTCCGGCTGAGTTCACCGTCACGTCATCGCCCAGTTGCTCCGGAGCAAGTTTCAGCGCCGGCGATGACCGTCGTCCTCCTCCTCGGAATCCGCCGCCGCGGTCGGTGGCGGAAGACCGGAAGCGGAAAGGAAGAGAAGCCGGATACAGCGAGCGCCCGAGGGAGGTCAGCAACATTTAAACTTCAGTCTTTAGttctaattatttaattaatttctgGGTCAAAAGTGAGATTATCATTATTTTAGCAAATAAAAGTCATTTTTTAtggctaatttttttttttttttggatagaAGTATTTAATCGATTTTGATTTCAATCTTTTCGAATTTTTCTCGCGAATCAACTCAAATTGTTTCGCTAATTTTCAAACCTATTAATTTCAAATTCATCATTTCCGtttgaaattattttctaaacCAAATCAATGTATTTCAAATTTATCGACTATTAAAGTCTTTTCAattataataatcataatatatttgaaataataGGTTTGGAATCCATGATTCAAACAATCTAATCCAAGTGTATCCTTAATTCAAGTTCAAATTTGTTTAGAATGTGTATTGGATgttaaaaatcatatcaaaattGTACACCCAATTAAATGGGTGTCACGTCAACGATGTTGACACTCACATAGATATCAAAAGTGGGTTAAATTTTAATGCGGTGACACCCTTTAAGGGCATATATGAAAGAGCACGGCGAAAGATAACACTAATTTATTGGATGCGAAGAAATCAGATCAATTATCCAATAGGTAGATGTCATCATTTCATTTCTAAGTCTAGTCGAGGGAAGGGTTGACGCTGCTCTTGGGGTTGCTACTCCCAAGGGCAATCCAACGGACCCGATCACATCAACATATCAAATGATTTGATCTGCAAGAGATTGGGTTTGTTGGATTGCTCGGATGAAGTAGCATCGATCTTGGTAGTCGATTAGGATAAGCTTTGTCTTTCAGTTTCTTATTCCCCTATTtcagatttaataataatataataatcatcatcattgATTGATTTTCATTAATAAATATATCCGACCCATCTTTTTATtaataaaggaaaaaaaaaaaaaggaaaccgGAGAGGAAGGTTctatgttttaattattgattgatTGTAAATGTCGAAATCTACAACATTGTTTTTTCTCCGTATTTTGTGATTCAGACTAGGTGATGcagataatttaatattttaattttgtacACGTGGCATACGCTCTGTGTGGGAACAATGATTTGTTGCCACGTGGATAGGTTTTGCATCCCACAAATTTCCAGTGAACAGAACGCActcttatataatttttttaaaaaagaagatGGATTTATGTGAATGGATGGGAGAACCAAGTTTTCTGTGCGGGATCACGGGAATTCCCACCCCCCTCTGTCCCTTTGGCCTTTAAGAGTTATATTTTTAATTGGTACAGTTGTTGGATTACAAATGGACAAATAGTTTCtgttaatttaaataataataataataaacacacCAAAAGAGAGAAACTTTGAGGGGTGGGGAAGAACATTAATGTATCAGTTACATTATATTCTTCAACGAGTTTGGTTCTTTAAATTCTAGTATTTGTATACATCTTGTCAAAATTTGTTTCAAGGACGAGAAAGGTTTCATTCCGATTTTAATCGGATTAAAAGAGGATAATGAAGCACGAGTATCAGTCACTTGTTACATTTAACGATCAGTTTCGTCTGATTTTCGCTTATGTTTGGTGTGTCATAGGATACCGAGTTCCATGCTACAGAAGACAAACCGCAAGCTCGCAGTTCGACATCGACGAAGAAGTCTCGTGCTGCGGAAGTGCACAATCTGTCCGAAAGGGTTTGTGTGGATTTAGgattattttttttctgattACCATGCTAAATTCTCTCTTTCTTGTTCTAGTGTGTCATAGAGGAGACAGTTATTGGAACTTATTTAAGTTTTAACCAATGCAGAGGCGTCGAGATAGGATAAATGAAAAGATGAAGACACTACAGGAACTTATACCTCGATGCAACAAGGTCAGAAAACTTAGAAATTACTCGCAGACGACGATATACATATTTGTAGGGGCAAAATTTaagttttatgaaaattttcgtTTATTATGTTCGTCGACTTCCCTACTATGCTACTAGGACCTTCGGGACCACCCCGAATCACCCTGGTAATATTTTCTTGAAAGAAGCCCTGTAAGACATAAAGATTGAATCGATTTTCTTTCCAAAATTCAGTCAGACAAAGCTTCGATGTTGGATGAGGCAATTGAGTACTTGAAGTCACTACAACTCCAAGTACAGGTATAGTTTCTAACATCTAGTATTCCGAACTCAATCTTGGAAAGTCAAGACACCCTTAGAAATAGTAACTTTTGAGCTTTATTTAGTAACCCCGTCACATCTACTCAAAACTCGCTCGCGAGAAGAAGTTGATGGAAAATGTACCTGCAGATGATGTCCATGGGATGTGGAATGGTTCCTATGATGTACCCTGGTATGCAGCAATACATGCCTGTAATGGGGATGGGCATGGGGATGGGAATGGGAATGGATATGTGCATGAACCGGCCTATGGTTCCTTATCCATCAATGCTACCCGGTTCAGCATTGCCAAATCCAGCAGCGACGGCACATATGAGTGCTTGTTTTCCGATGCCTGCATTTCATCTGCCACCGGTTCCTGTACCTGACCCTTCGAGAATTCAAGCTTCTAATCAGACTGATCCTATTCGCAATCCAAACCAGGTGCAAATGCCAAATTTTAACGAACCATATCAACAATTTCTTGGTCCCCACCAGGCACCACCATTACCACAGGCAAGTTTGCGTTGCCTAACACTTAACCAGCATCAGCTGTCAGATTATTCCGTAGATTACTTAAGAAACTACTTGCATATCAACTTAGGCATCACATGTTTTTCgggtatttatttatattgatgGGTCCCCCCCACTTGTTTTGCAGAATCAAGCTGTGGTACAACCTATTAGCAAGCAGCCGAGTAACAGCCAAGATATTGGAAACCCTTAGAATCATCAATCAGGTAGGAAATCAGTATAGTTTTATGTTCCTTATATTCGTCATATTTACAAGCACTAAAAACTGTTGGATATTATTGAAATTAATATACTGTGAAAGAACCTTCAATGGAgattttactttattttattttttttgtaattgcAGTGCAATAATGGTGTTGAGAACCCTGAAGGAACTAGGAATACATCATTATCTGAAACAAAAGTTTCAACATTTGGATGTTGATTTCAAGGCAATCACATATGGAACTCATCCGCTCAACTAAATTTTGTAAGAGAGTAGAGCACAATCATAGATATTAGACACCTAACCTGTACCTATCACCATAGCAGCAGTTTTCTTACATTTATCTTGGATGGATTGGAAACACTTTTCTTGCATTCTGAGACT comes from the Henckelia pumila isolate YLH828 chromosome 1, ASM3356847v2, whole genome shotgun sequence genome and includes:
- the LOC140879953 gene encoding transcription factor PIF1-like, whose product is MMNHCVPDFQEVEDEFAIPASSGVSNSRTKRPAIGEEEIMELLWQNGQVVAQTQKLSKRAPTGDGCEAVIASEQREIRTGGEGEPAPQQQHLFMQEDEMASWLQYPLDVSSFDRDLYADFLYSAPPPSTIPITTISPPRPVVDIRPPAQPVQVFPRLQNFPHISRIPTRVRNESALPVSGVAAGMTNARALTVVESNETPAVGQVAHTAEDSKANVHQRNVESVPLVEAGELAAGPAEFTVTSSPSCSGASFSAGDDRRPPPRNPPPRSVAEDRKRKGREAGYSERPREDTEFHATEDKPQARSSTSTKKSRAAEVHNLSERRRRDRINEKMKTLQELIPRCNKSDKASMLDEAIEYLKSLQLQVQMMSMGCGMVPMMYPGMQQYMPVMGMGMGMGMGMDMCMNRPMVPYPSMLPGSALPNPAATAHMSACFPMPAFHLPPVPVPDPSRIQASNQTDPIRNPNQVQMPNFNEPYQQFLGPHQAPPLPQNQAVVQPISKQPSNSQDIGNP